The following proteins are encoded in a genomic region of Candidatus Woesearchaeota archaeon:
- the albA gene encoding DNA-binding protein Alba, with protein sequence MAMDNSIFIGGKPFMNYVTGVVMQFTTKNADEVFIKARGKFISRAVDVAEVAVKRFLEGQIEVKEIKIDSEGFKNKEGRDVRVSTIEITLKRKGG encoded by the coding sequence ATGGCAATGGACAACTCAATATTTATTGGTGGAAAACCCTTTATGAATTATGTTACCGGCGTCGTCATGCAATTCACCACCAAAAATGCAGATGAAGTGTTTATCAAGGCAAGGGGAAAGTTTATTTCACGCGCCGTTGATGTTGCTGAGGTTGCTGTCAAACGATTTCTCGAAGGCCAGATCGAGGTGAAAGAGATTAAGATTGATTCAGAAGGTTTCAAGAACAAAGAAGGAAGAGACGTCAGAGTATCAACCATTGAGATTACTCTGAAACGGAAGGGGGGTTAA